AAGAGTGCCAGACATTCAACATACGCTGATATTTTTCCCACATCGGGGTCTGGGCGTTGAAGCCATGCGTCCCCGCATCAAAGTGGGTATAACGCCCTTCCACATTGACCATAAAACGAACGTAGCCGAGGTAACGGGCTTCCGTTGCGGCATCAAAGCCGAGGAAGGTCACACGACGCTCATCAATGGCCTGCGCGTCCTTAAGATTAGTCCATGACACATGTAATGCGTGATACATCTCCATAATATCGATAATCGTACGACAGGTTTCTTCCGTCAGCTCACCAAACTCACGATCCAGCTCGCGCATCTGCAAGCCGTAACCGCGTTCAATAATCGTCTGCAAACGACGATAACGCTCGGCGTTAGTTGGATCGAGCATAGTCATCATTTTGTACTGATTCGACAAAATCAGACGTTGAGCGTTGGTCATTTCCATTTGGGACTCCTGTATCACTACTACTGCGATGAAAAAAAAGAAGGCATCTTGTGCCTTCTTTTATATGCGTAATCAGGGGTCAATTACAAATCATCGAGGAAAGTTTTATCCAGTTGTTTGAAGGCGCGCTTAAGCGTGTCAGCCAGCGCCTGGTAATCAGGCTTTCCTTCAACAGGAGAGAGCGCCTGCCCGGCCTCTTGCAATTTACCCCGAACTTCGTAGAACCAGTTGAGTATTGAAGGCGGCAGCGGCGTTACAGAACGTTTACCCAGCCACCACATACCCTGCATCGGTAGGCTGAGCGCAAACAGCGCGGTTGCCACGGCCGGTCCCAACTGCCCGCCTAGCGCAATTTGCCAGCATAGGGTGAAGACGGCGATTGGCGGCATAAAACGGATTGCGTAACGCGTCATGCGGATCACGCGGTTCTCTACAAACACGGGCGCGAGGCGCTTTTCCATGGGCCACGTCTTCGCATAGTGCTGCCCCCGGCGAAACAAGCTAAAAAAATTGACAGAGCGATTATCCGGTGTCGACATGGCGGTTACCTCAACTTCACATATAAAAATTAAAAAATTTGTGCAAAACAACAACTACAAGAGACATCGTTCAAAACATTTTGTCTTTGATACCCACATTCAGGTATCCTGTGCCGGCCTGTAAGG
The Citrobacter arsenatis DNA segment above includes these coding regions:
- the yfbV gene encoding terminus macrodomain insulation protein YfbV, whose translation is MSTPDNRSVNFFSLFRRGQHYAKTWPMEKRLAPVFVENRVIRMTRYAIRFMPPIAVFTLCWQIALGGQLGPAVATALFALSLPMQGMWWLGKRSVTPLPPSILNWFYEVRGKLQEAGQALSPVEGKPDYQALADTLKRAFKQLDKTFLDDL
- a CDS encoding YfbU family protein, which translates into the protein MEMTNAQRLILSNQYKMMTMLDPTNAERYRRLQTIIERGYGLQMRELDREFGELTEETCRTIIDIMEMYHALHVSWTNLKDAQAIDERRVTFLGFDAATEARYLGYVRFMVNVEGRYTHFDAGTHGFNAQTPMWEKYQRMLNVWHSCPRQYHLSANEINQIINA